A genomic window from Oceanobacillus timonensis includes:
- a CDS encoding (Fe-S)-binding protein produces the protein MDTFLMINWIAFLVVTIYALFLFAKVIATRVAYIRLGKKSEFDGEIKLRIQRIIKNVFGQSKLLKDKKSGTIHVMMFYGFILVQFGAIDMFIKGLSPGNHLPFGMFYPGFVFFQELVTLMILVAVVWAFYRRYMEKLVRLKRGLKAGLVLIFIGTLMVSVLFGNGMALVWQGHELTWTEPVASVVAGLFGWASANTAMVLFYIAWWVHTITLLTFLVYVPQSKHAHLIAAPINVFLTKKVPGKLEKIDFDLEEMDEEREEEIAFGVGKVEDFKQHQMVDFYACVECGRCTDVCPASGTGKMLSPMDIMIKVRDHLTEKGAAVTGKSAWVPSYAFSGTAGNQASANKEAAASVQSMSLIGDVITEEELAGCTTCRNCEDACPVNNEHVGTIIDMRRYLVMTEGKMDSEIQRAVMNIERQGNPWGLSKKDRIKWRDEDESAYIPTVKELKKEDKSFEYLFWVSSMGSFDSRSQKIARSFAKLMNQAGVSFAILGNTEANSGDTARRIGNEFLFQEIAEKNIKQFTKNDVTKIVTIDPHAYNIFKNEYPDFGFEAEVYHHTQLLYDLVMSGKLQPQKAINERLTYHDSCYLGRYNGVYDPPREILKAIPGLELVEMDRSRENGMCCGAGGGLMWTEETTGNRINVTRTEQAMQVQPSMISSACPYCLTMLSDGTKAKEVEEDIGTMDVAEILALSVLEQNEEKTA, from the coding sequence TTGGATACATTTCTGATGATTAATTGGATTGCATTTTTAGTCGTAACAATCTATGCGCTGTTCCTGTTTGCGAAAGTGATTGCAACACGGGTTGCTTATATCAGACTTGGTAAAAAATCAGAGTTTGATGGCGAGATAAAGTTAAGAATCCAGCGCATTATAAAAAATGTATTTGGGCAATCCAAGCTGTTAAAAGATAAAAAATCCGGTACGATTCACGTCATGATGTTTTATGGCTTTATCCTGGTGCAATTTGGAGCGATTGATATGTTTATCAAAGGGCTCTCACCGGGGAATCATTTACCATTTGGGATGTTTTATCCTGGTTTTGTCTTTTTTCAAGAACTTGTGACATTAATGATTCTGGTGGCTGTAGTATGGGCTTTTTACCGCCGTTACATGGAGAAGCTCGTCCGATTGAAAAGAGGCCTGAAAGCAGGGCTTGTCCTTATTTTTATCGGAACATTGATGGTTTCTGTGTTGTTTGGAAATGGAATGGCTCTTGTTTGGCAGGGACATGAACTCACATGGACAGAGCCGGTTGCCAGCGTTGTTGCCGGATTATTCGGCTGGGCTTCTGCGAATACAGCCATGGTCTTATTCTATATTGCCTGGTGGGTACATACGATAACGTTGCTTACTTTCTTAGTGTATGTGCCGCAGTCCAAACACGCGCACTTAATTGCTGCACCGATTAATGTATTCTTGACGAAGAAAGTACCTGGTAAATTAGAAAAGATTGATTTTGATTTAGAAGAGATGGACGAAGAAAGGGAAGAAGAAATCGCTTTTGGCGTCGGAAAAGTAGAAGATTTCAAGCAGCATCAAATGGTCGATTTCTATGCTTGTGTGGAATGTGGTCGCTGTACGGATGTTTGCCCGGCATCTGGAACAGGAAAAATGCTTTCGCCGATGGATATTATGATTAAGGTTCGGGATCATTTAACCGAAAAAGGCGCAGCGGTTACTGGAAAATCCGCTTGGGTCCCTTCCTATGCCTTTTCCGGAACTGCTGGCAACCAAGCTTCTGCAAATAAGGAAGCAGCTGCGTCGGTGCAAAGCATGAGTTTGATTGGTGATGTTATTACCGAAGAAGAATTAGCAGGATGTACAACGTGCCGAAACTGTGAGGATGCTTGTCCTGTCAATAATGAACATGTCGGTACGATTATCGATATGCGGCGTTATTTGGTGATGACCGAGGGAAAAATGGATTCTGAAATTCAACGTGCTGTCATGAATATTGAACGTCAGGGCAATCCATGGGGATTATCGAAGAAGGACCGGATCAAATGGCGTGATGAGGATGAATCGGCTTATATTCCGACAGTGAAAGAGCTGAAGAAGGAGGATAAATCCTTTGAGTATTTATTCTGGGTCAGCTCCATGGGATCCTTTGACAGCCGCAGTCAGAAAATTGCACGCAGCTTTGCGAAATTAATGAACCAGGCTGGCGTCAGCTTTGCCATTTTAGGAAATACCGAAGCGAATTCTGGCGATACAGCCAGACGGATTGGAAATGAATTTTTGTTCCAGGAAATTGCTGAGAAAAACATCAAGCAATTTACAAAGAATGACGTCACGAAAATTGTCACGATTGACCCGCACGCGTACAATATATTTAAGAATGAATATCCTGATTTTGGTTTTGAAGCAGAGGTATATCATCATACACAACTGCTGTATGACCTTGTTATGTCAGGGAAACTGCAGCCGCAAAAAGCAATCAATGAAAGATTGACCTACCATGATTCCTGTTATTTAGGAAGATATAATGGCGTTTACGATCCGCCAAGGGAAATTTTGAAGGCTATTCCAGGTCTGGAACTGGTGGAAATGGATCGCAGCCGTGAAAATGGGATGTGCTGTGGTGCAGGCGGCGGCTTAATGTGGACGGAAGAAACAACAGGAAACCGGATTAATGTGACACGTACCGAGCAGGCCATGCAAGTGCAGCCATCAATGATTTCCAGCGCATGTCCATATTGTTTAACGATGCTGAGTGACGGAACAAAAGCAAAAGAAGTGGAAGAGGATATTGGGACAATGGATGTTGCTGAGATTCTGGCGTTATCTGTTTTGGAACAAAATGAGGAAAAAACGGCATAA
- a CDS encoding acetyl-CoA C-acetyltransferase translates to MRKSVIVSGARTPFGKFGGALTPLTAVNLGAKAIKAALERADLAGADIDEVIMGSVLQGGQGQIPSRQAAVEAGLPWEVKTETINKVCASGLRSVTLADQLIRLGEEDVIVAGGMESMSNAPYFLPDARWGNRMGDKTVKDLMIHDGLTCTFTGNHMGSYGNDTAASFEVTRERQDEWAARSQQLAVDAIESGKFADEIVPVEIPVRKGDPMVVSDDETPRKGTTVEKLAALKPAFDKDGTITAGNAPGVNDGASAVVVMSDEKARELNKTPLATILGHAEVAVEAKDFPQTPGLVINRLLEKTGVSKEEIDLYEINEAFAVVALASGQIADIDEEKINVNGGAVALGHPIGASGNRIILTLIHELKRRGGGKGIAAICSGGGQGDAMLIEVPAN, encoded by the coding sequence ATGAGAAAATCAGTGATTGTATCAGGCGCACGTACCCCTTTTGGAAAATTCGGAGGTGCATTAACCCCATTAACAGCAGTAAACCTGGGAGCAAAAGCTATCAAGGCAGCATTAGAGCGGGCTGATCTTGCTGGCGCAGATATCGATGAAGTGATTATGGGGAGCGTCTTGCAGGGCGGACAGGGGCAAATCCCATCCAGGCAGGCAGCTGTAGAAGCTGGTCTTCCCTGGGAAGTAAAAACAGAAACGATTAATAAAGTTTGTGCTTCTGGATTGCGCAGTGTGACGTTAGCAGATCAATTGATTCGTTTAGGGGAAGAAGATGTCATTGTAGCTGGCGGAATGGAAAGCATGAGTAACGCGCCATATTTCTTGCCGGATGCCAGATGGGGAAACCGGATGGGCGATAAAACGGTAAAAGATTTAATGATTCATGACGGGCTTACCTGCACCTTTACAGGCAACCACATGGGGAGCTATGGAAATGATACCGCTGCTTCCTTTGAAGTAACACGGGAACGTCAAGATGAATGGGCGGCCCGGAGTCAGCAGCTGGCGGTAGATGCGATTGAATCAGGAAAGTTTGCGGATGAAATTGTTCCTGTAGAAATTCCGGTACGTAAAGGGGATCCGATGGTTGTCAGCGATGATGAAACACCGAGGAAAGGAACGACGGTTGAGAAACTGGCTGCACTGAAGCCTGCATTTGATAAAGACGGCACCATTACAGCAGGAAATGCGCCAGGTGTGAACGATGGCGCAAGTGCCGTTGTTGTGATGTCCGATGAAAAAGCGAGGGAATTAAATAAAACCCCGCTGGCAACAATTTTAGGTCACGCGGAAGTAGCAGTGGAAGCAAAAGACTTTCCGCAAACACCGGGGTTAGTCATCAATCGTCTGTTAGAAAAAACAGGTGTATCCAAAGAAGAAATCGATCTTTATGAAATCAATGAAGCCTTTGCGGTGGTTGCGCTGGCAAGCGGACAAATTGCAGATATTGATGAGGAAAAAATCAATGTCAATGGAGGCGCAGTGGCGCTGGGTCACCCGATTGGCGCAAGCGGTAATCGCATTATCTTAACATTGATTCATGAATTAAAACGCCGCGGCGGTGGAAAAGGCATTGCAGCAATTTGCAGCGGCGGCGGTCAAGGGGACGCTATGTTGATTGAAGTACCGGCCAACTGA
- a CDS encoding 3-hydroxybutyryl-CoA dehydrogenase: MTIKEVMVIGAGQMGAGIALVFARSGYQVKLYDSDIEALKRERQYIEKIFEKDMAKGKMEADTKREALNRLQPVVDLEADPITADFMIEAVVEKLEVKKEVFRKLDELAPAHTVFATNTSSLPITEIAAVTDRAEQCIGMHFMNPVPVMELVEIIRGLETSEATYQTVQELTKALGKQDVEVKDFPGFVSNRILMPMINEAVYTVFEGISSIEDVDQVMKLGMNHPMGPLQLADFIGLDTCLSIMEILHEGFGDSKYRPCPLLRQYVQAGRLGKKTGRGFYTYSV; this comes from the coding sequence ATGACTATAAAAGAAGTAATGGTTATTGGAGCCGGGCAAATGGGTGCAGGAATTGCACTCGTTTTTGCCCGTTCCGGTTATCAGGTGAAATTATACGATTCAGATATTGAAGCATTGAAAAGAGAAAGACAGTATATTGAAAAGATATTCGAGAAGGATATGGCGAAAGGTAAAATGGAAGCGGATACAAAAAGGGAGGCGTTAAATCGTCTGCAGCCTGTTGTGGATCTGGAAGCCGATCCGATTACCGCTGATTTTATGATAGAAGCAGTGGTGGAGAAGCTGGAAGTAAAAAAGGAAGTGTTTCGTAAACTGGATGAACTCGCACCAGCACATACCGTATTTGCGACAAATACATCCTCTTTGCCAATTACGGAAATTGCAGCTGTTACAGATAGAGCAGAACAATGTATCGGCATGCATTTTATGAACCCTGTTCCGGTCATGGAGCTGGTTGAAATTATCCGGGGCTTGGAAACGAGTGAAGCAACGTATCAAACAGTGCAGGAATTGACAAAAGCATTAGGGAAGCAGGATGTTGAAGTGAAAGATTTTCCTGGCTTTGTTTCCAATCGGATATTAATGCCAATGATTAACGAAGCCGTTTATACCGTTTTTGAAGGGATTTCCAGTATCGAGGATGTAGATCAGGTTATGAAACTGGGAATGAATCATCCGATGGGCCCGCTTCAACTTGCCGATTTTATTGGTCTGGATACGTGTTTATCGATTATGGAAATTCTTCATGAAGGTTTTGGAGACAGCAAATATCGGCCATGTCCGCTCTTGAGACAGTATGTGCAAGCAGGGAGACTTGGGAAGAAGACAGGCAGAGGCTTTTACACATACAGCGTCTAA
- a CDS encoding acyl-CoA dehydrogenase, whose translation MITAQTEEQKMLVKMVQDFARDEIAGEVERMEEQDRFPEEIIQKMGELGLMGIPIPEEYGGAGMDFSSYIRVIHELSKVSATVGVILSVHTSVGTNPILYFGTEDQKKKYIPKLASGEYLGAFALTESNSGSDASGLKTTAKLVDDMYVLNGSKVFITNGEYADTFITFARTSEDRDGISAFIVERDSPGLMIGKNEKKMGLKGSSTVELTFEQCRVPKENILGEEGQGFKIAMANLNIGRIGIAAQGLGIAEAALDYAVAYAKEREQFGKPIAANQGIAFKLAEMATNVEAAKLLTYQAAKRIEMDQSCIKETSMAKLTATKTAMQNAIEAVQIYGGYGYTKEYPVERLFRDAKVTEIYEGTNEIQHIVISKELLKER comes from the coding sequence TTGATTACCGCACAAACAGAAGAACAAAAAATGTTAGTGAAAATGGTGCAAGACTTTGCTCGAGATGAGATTGCCGGAGAAGTCGAGCGGATGGAGGAACAGGACCGGTTTCCGGAAGAAATCATCCAGAAGATGGGGGAACTCGGTTTAATGGGAATCCCCATCCCGGAGGAATACGGAGGAGCCGGCATGGATTTCAGTTCCTACATCCGGGTGATTCATGAATTGTCAAAGGTCAGCGCAACCGTCGGCGTTATTTTATCGGTACACACTTCTGTCGGCACGAATCCAATTCTTTACTTCGGGACAGAAGATCAGAAAAAGAAGTACATCCCGAAGCTCGCTTCCGGAGAATATTTAGGTGCTTTTGCTTTAACAGAATCGAATTCAGGCTCCGATGCAAGCGGCTTAAAAACTACTGCCAAGCTGGTAGATGATATGTATGTATTGAATGGCTCCAAAGTGTTTATTACGAACGGGGAGTATGCAGATACGTTTATAACGTTTGCCAGAACAAGCGAAGACAGGGATGGAATCAGCGCTTTTATTGTCGAAAGAGACAGTCCGGGGCTGATGATTGGAAAAAATGAAAAGAAAATGGGGTTAAAAGGTTCAAGTACGGTGGAACTGACCTTTGAGCAATGCCGGGTCCCTAAAGAAAACATACTTGGGGAAGAAGGGCAAGGCTTTAAAATTGCGATGGCTAACTTAAATATCGGAAGAATCGGGATTGCCGCGCAAGGACTTGGCATTGCCGAAGCAGCCTTAGACTATGCTGTTGCTTATGCAAAGGAAAGGGAACAATTTGGCAAGCCGATTGCGGCAAATCAGGGAATTGCTTTTAAGCTGGCAGAAATGGCAACGAATGTAGAGGCAGCAAAACTATTAACCTATCAGGCGGCTAAACGGATTGAAATGGATCAATCCTGCATCAAGGAAACTTCTATGGCAAAACTGACAGCAACCAAAACAGCGATGCAAAATGCGATTGAGGCTGTTCAGATTTACGGCGGTTATGGCTACACCAAGGAGTATCCTGTAGAGAGGCTGTTTCGAGACGCAAAAGTGACGGAAATCTATGAAGGAACCAATGAAATACAGCATATCGTGATATCCAAAGAGCTTTTGAAGGAGAGATAG
- a CDS encoding acyl-CoA dehydrogenase: MDFQLTEEQEMLRKMVRDFAENEVEPTAAERDEEERFDRAIFNQMAELGLTGIPWPEEYGGIGSDYLSYVIAVEELSRVCASTGVTLSAHLSLASWPIYKYGNEAQKQYFLKRLATGEALGAYALSEPGAGSDVVSMKTTAKKDGDDYLLNGSKVWITNGGVADIYIIFAKTDADRKHKGITAFIVEKGTEGFTFGKKEKKLGIRSSPTTELIFENCRIPADNVLGKEGDGFKIAMTTLDGGRNGIAAQALGIAQGALDAAAAYAKEREQFGKPIAANQGISFKLADMATEIEAARLLTYQAAWLESAGKPYGNASAMSKLFAGDAAMRITVEAVQIFGGYGYTKDYPVERYMRDAKITQIYEGTNEIQRLVIGRTVTK, translated from the coding sequence ATGGATTTTCAATTAACGGAAGAGCAGGAAATGCTTCGGAAAATGGTTCGGGATTTTGCCGAAAATGAAGTAGAACCGACAGCGGCAGAAAGAGATGAAGAAGAGCGGTTTGATCGAGCGATTTTTAATCAGATGGCAGAATTGGGTTTAACAGGAATTCCCTGGCCGGAAGAATATGGCGGAATTGGCTCAGATTATCTCAGCTATGTGATTGCCGTAGAGGAATTATCACGTGTCTGTGCTTCTACTGGAGTGACCCTTTCTGCACATTTATCTTTAGCAAGCTGGCCGATTTATAAATATGGAAATGAAGCGCAGAAGCAATATTTCCTTAAGCGCCTTGCAACAGGAGAAGCATTGGGAGCCTATGCCTTATCAGAGCCGGGTGCAGGAAGCGATGTTGTTTCCATGAAAACAACTGCTAAAAAAGATGGCGATGATTATCTATTGAATGGCAGCAAGGTATGGATTACCAATGGCGGTGTAGCTGATATTTATATCATATTTGCGAAAACAGATGCGGACAGGAAACATAAAGGTATCACTGCATTTATCGTTGAAAAAGGAACAGAAGGATTCACATTTGGTAAAAAAGAAAAAAAGCTTGGCATTCGTTCCTCTCCAACGACAGAGTTAATCTTTGAAAATTGCAGAATTCCAGCTGACAACGTCCTGGGGAAAGAAGGGGATGGCTTCAAAATTGCTATGACTACCCTGGATGGAGGCAGAAATGGCATTGCTGCACAAGCTTTAGGAATTGCGCAGGGCGCATTAGATGCTGCAGCGGCTTATGCAAAGGAAAGAGAGCAGTTTGGCAAGCCGATAGCAGCGAACCAGGGCATCTCATTTAAACTGGCAGACATGGCAACCGAAATTGAAGCAGCCCGTCTATTAACCTATCAGGCAGCATGGCTGGAGTCAGCAGGGAAACCCTACGGAAATGCATCAGCGATGTCCAAACTATTTGCAGGCGACGCAGCCATGCGCATTACTGTAGAAGCAGTGCAAATCTTTGGCGGCTATGGGTACACAAAAGATTATCCGGTGGAACGTTACATGCGTGATGCCAAAATTACGCAGATTTATGAAGGCACGAATGAAATTCAGCGGCTTGTTATTGGCCGGACGGTAACAAAGTAA
- a CDS encoding TetR/AcrR family transcriptional regulator, translating into MSEEQIRSSVKDQELVMRRRNQIIEGAMRLFKEKGFHRTTTREMAKESGFSIGTLYEYIRTKEDVLFLVCEFVHDQVRDQLTETISVENPTKESLRQAIRQYLYFMDTIQPEILMLYQETKSLKKEKREFVLEQEKKVVSMMEELLNVCLKGKRSSKEIHFLANHIVVSGHMWCFRRWLIQKEFTLDEYVELQMKQVDCWL; encoded by the coding sequence ATGAGTGAAGAGCAGATCCGTTCTTCTGTCAAAGACCAGGAGCTCGTCATGCGGCGCAGGAATCAAATTATTGAAGGCGCCATGCGGCTTTTTAAAGAGAAAGGCTTCCACCGTACAACAACCAGAGAAATGGCAAAAGAATCCGGCTTCAGTATTGGTACATTATATGAATATATCCGAACGAAAGAGGATGTGCTTTTTCTTGTTTGTGAGTTCGTACATGATCAAGTGCGCGACCAGTTAACAGAAACGATTTCTGTAGAAAATCCGACCAAAGAAAGCCTGCGCCAGGCGATCCGGCAATATCTATATTTCATGGATACCATACAGCCGGAAATTTTAATGCTCTATCAAGAGACGAAATCCTTAAAGAAAGAAAAACGTGAATTTGTACTGGAGCAGGAAAAGAAGGTTGTCAGTATGATGGAAGAGTTGTTGAACGTTTGTTTAAAAGGAAAACGGAGCTCAAAAGAAATTCATTTTCTGGCCAATCATATTGTCGTCAGCGGGCATATGTGGTGTTTCCGCCGCTGGCTTATCCAAAAAGAATTCACCCTTGATGAATATGTAGAACTGCAAATGAAACAAGTGGATTGTTGGCTGTAA
- the icmF gene encoding fused isobutyryl-CoA mutase/GTPase IcmF: MTEERYSRKHPIRFVTASSLFDGHDASINIMRRILQASGAEVIHLGHNRSVEEVVYAAIQEDAQGIAISSYQGGHVEYFKYMIDLLKKLDASHIQVLGGGGGTILPREIKELHDYGVAWLFSPEDGRKYGLQGMIDRMLEKCDFLPPIDIEKDFARLREGNRLAIGKFITLMENGEEEAKKQVLEKIAAQQKQKTPVLGITGTGGAGKSSLTDELIRRFLNEIPERKVAILSIDPSKRKTGGALLGDRIRMNAIFSDRVYMRSLATRDSGTELSDSIQDAIDVVRASDYDLIIIETSGIGQGDAAVTDITDLSMYVMTAEFGAPTQLEKIDMIDYADFIVINKFEQKGSDDALNQVRKQYERSHMLFHEDKSKFPVFGTIASQFNDEGTNALFASLMDRINTDYQWEAEVPFTRHVISEKKNQIITNERRHYLQEIASYVRNYDKRAGKQREIASKLYRLKGAEEEVKEEVAASLQQAMTAYEQQLDGDARQLLENWEQLKDSYLGDTFTFKVRDKAITMDLTTESLSGLKIPKVMLPKYQDWGDRLYWLMRENVPGSFPYTAGVFPFKRKGEDPTRQFAGEGTPERTNRRFHYLSKGEEAKRLSTAFDSVTLYGEDPAERPDIYGKVGNSGVNICTLDDMKKLYSGFDLTNPLTSVSMTINGPAPIILAMYFNTAIDQQVDRFTEENGRPPTREECHLIQTDTVSVIRGTVQADILKEDQGQNTCIFSTEFALRMMGDIQAYFIENQVRNYYSVSISGYHIAEAGANPITQLAFTLANGFTYVEYYLSRGMDVDKFAPNLSFFFSNGLDPEYTVIGRIARRIWAITMKEKYGANARSQKLKYHVQTSGRSLHAQEIDFNDIRTTLQALLAIQDNTNSLHTNAYDEAITTPTEESVRRAMAIQMIINKEFGLAKNENSMQGAFIVEELTDLVQEAVLQEFEQMNDRGGVLGAMERQYQRGKIQEESLYYEGKKHSGALPIVGVNTYLNPNPPSEEDIDSMELARATEEEKMHQIKELRRFQSEHQDHVEDALKRLKQTAVTDGNIFVELLHTVRYASLGEITKALYEVGGQYRRNM; the protein is encoded by the coding sequence ATGACAGAAGAACGTTATTCGAGGAAGCATCCAATTCGTTTTGTAACCGCATCCAGCCTGTTCGACGGACATGATGCTTCGATAAATATTATGCGGCGCATTCTGCAAGCCAGTGGTGCAGAGGTGATTCACCTTGGGCATAACCGTTCGGTAGAAGAAGTAGTCTATGCCGCTATTCAGGAAGATGCGCAGGGAATTGCTATCTCATCTTATCAAGGCGGCCATGTGGAATATTTTAAATATATGATTGACCTATTAAAAAAACTAGATGCATCACATATCCAAGTATTAGGAGGAGGGGGAGGAACGATTCTTCCCCGTGAAATCAAAGAGCTTCATGATTACGGCGTAGCTTGGCTGTTTTCTCCGGAAGATGGGAGGAAGTATGGTCTGCAGGGGATGATTGACCGGATGCTGGAAAAATGTGATTTTCTGCCGCCGATTGACATCGAAAAAGATTTTGCACGGTTAAGAGAAGGAAATCGGTTAGCAATCGGTAAATTCATTACGCTCATGGAAAATGGAGAGGAAGAAGCGAAGAAACAAGTATTAGAAAAAATCGCTGCACAGCAAAAACAGAAAACGCCAGTCCTTGGAATAACGGGAACAGGCGGAGCTGGAAAAAGCTCGCTGACCGATGAATTGATTCGCAGGTTTTTGAATGAAATTCCGGAGCGGAAAGTAGCTATCCTATCTATCGACCCATCCAAACGAAAAACAGGCGGAGCGTTGCTTGGAGACCGCATCCGTATGAATGCTATTTTTTCTGATCGGGTCTATATGCGTTCGCTTGCTACCAGAGATTCAGGAACAGAGCTTTCCGATTCTATTCAGGATGCGATAGATGTCGTTCGTGCATCAGACTATGATTTGATTATTATCGAGACGAGCGGAATTGGGCAGGGAGATGCAGCCGTTACAGATATTACGGATTTATCTATGTATGTGATGACAGCGGAGTTTGGAGCGCCGACGCAATTAGAGAAGATAGATATGATCGATTATGCTGATTTTATTGTGATTAATAAATTTGAGCAAAAAGGGTCGGATGATGCGCTGAATCAAGTCCGAAAGCAATATGAGCGCAGCCATATGTTATTCCATGAAGATAAAAGCAAATTTCCTGTCTTCGGTACGATAGCAAGTCAATTTAATGATGAAGGAACCAATGCATTATTTGCTTCGTTGATGGACCGGATCAATACGGATTATCAATGGGAAGCAGAGGTTCCGTTTACACGTCATGTGATTTCTGAAAAGAAAAATCAAATCATCACCAATGAGCGCAGGCATTATTTACAGGAAATTGCTTCTTATGTTCGGAATTATGATAAGCGTGCCGGGAAACAGCGGGAAATTGCCTCGAAGCTTTACCGTTTAAAAGGAGCGGAGGAGGAAGTGAAGGAAGAAGTGGCAGCTTCATTACAACAGGCTATGACAGCTTATGAGCAGCAATTAGATGGGGATGCGAGACAGTTATTGGAAAATTGGGAGCAGCTCAAAGACAGCTATCTCGGCGATACATTTACATTTAAAGTAAGAGATAAAGCGATTACAATGGATTTAACGACAGAATCTTTATCCGGGTTAAAGATTCCCAAAGTCATGTTGCCTAAATACCAGGACTGGGGAGATCGTCTCTACTGGTTGATGCGGGAAAATGTTCCTGGCTCTTTTCCTTATACAGCAGGCGTATTTCCCTTTAAACGGAAAGGGGAGGACCCGACAAGACAATTTGCCGGCGAAGGAACGCCGGAGCGGACCAATCGCCGCTTTCATTATCTTTCGAAAGGGGAAGAAGCGAAACGCCTCTCTACAGCGTTTGATTCCGTTACTTTATATGGAGAAGACCCCGCAGAACGTCCGGATATTTACGGAAAAGTGGGAAACAGCGGTGTAAATATTTGTACACTTGATGATATGAAAAAGCTATATAGCGGTTTTGATTTAACCAATCCATTAACATCGGTTTCCATGACGATCAATGGACCGGCACCAATCATTCTGGCGATGTATTTTAATACAGCCATTGACCAGCAGGTGGACCGATTCACAGAAGAAAATGGGCGCCCGCCGACAAGGGAGGAATGCCATCTAATTCAGACAGACACGGTTTCTGTTATCAGGGGGACCGTACAGGCGGATATTTTAAAAGAGGATCAGGGACAGAATACATGTATTTTTTCCACCGAATTTGCCCTGCGGATGATGGGGGATATTCAAGCATATTTTATAGAGAATCAAGTACGCAATTATTATTCTGTATCGATATCCGGTTATCATATTGCCGAAGCAGGAGCGAATCCGATTACGCAGCTTGCCTTCACCTTAGCAAATGGGTTTACTTATGTAGAATATTATTTAAGCCGGGGAATGGATGTTGATAAATTTGCACCCAATCTGTCTTTCTTCTTCTCGAATGGTTTAGATCCGGAATACACCGTGATTGGAAGGATAGCAAGAAGGATTTGGGCCATTACGATGAAAGAAAAATATGGGGCCAATGCGCGCAGTCAAAAGTTGAAGTACCATGTACAGACTTCCGGACGGTCCCTGCACGCGCAGGAGATTGATTTTAATGATATCCGTACCACGTTGCAGGCTTTATTGGCCATCCAGGATAATACGAACTCCTTGCACACTAATGCGTATGATGAAGCAATCACGACACCGACAGAAGAATCAGTGCGTCGGGCGATGGCCATTCAAATGATTATTAATAAAGAATTTGGACTGGCAAAAAATGAAAATTCGATGCAGGGTGCCTTCATTGTGGAAGAATTAACGGACCTTGTGCAGGAAGCCGTTTTACAAGAGTTTGAACAAATGAACGACCGCGGCGGTGTATTGGGTGCGATGGAACGACAATACCAGCGCGGGAAAATTCAGGAGGAATCCCTTTATTATGAAGGCAAAAAGCACTCGGGAGCACTGCCGATTGTCGGGGTAAATACGTATTTAAATCCCAATCCGCCATCAGAAGAAGACATTGATTCCATGGAACTTGCCCGGGCAACGGAAGAAGAAAAAATGCATCAAATCAAAGAACTGCGCCGTTTTCAATCCGAGCATCAAGACCATGTTGAGGATGCTTTAAAACGTTTAAAGCAGACAGCCGTAACAGATGGGAATATCTTCGTGGAATTATTACACACGGTCCGTTATGCAAGTCTGGGAGAAATCACCAAAGCATTGTATGAAGTCGGCGGACAATACCGGCGGAATATGTAA
- the rpoE gene encoding DNA-directed RNA polymerase subunit delta — protein MNVKEMTQEQIDEISMIELGSIILQEENKAIPFQDLFSKIADLKNFSEQQKENLIAQFYTDMNVDGRYLTLGSGVWGLKSWYPVEQAEEEITEEPKKRKKKKKKAPVEETEDIHEDLDVTDEDIDGLMDDFDDDKAEAEDTDLEEIEDEVDGVIGKDDLDELDYDDDNDRQ, from the coding sequence GTGAACGTGAAAGAGATGACACAAGAACAAATCGACGAGATATCCATGATCGAATTAGGTTCTATCATTTTACAAGAAGAAAATAAAGCAATTCCCTTTCAGGATTTGTTTTCTAAAATAGCAGATTTAAAAAACTTCTCGGAACAACAAAAAGAAAATTTGATTGCACAATTTTATACAGATATGAATGTGGATGGACGTTATTTAACTTTAGGCTCTGGTGTCTGGGGATTAAAAAGCTGGTATCCGGTAGAACAGGCTGAAGAAGAAATAACAGAAGAACCGAAAAAACGGAAGAAAAAGAAGAAAAAAGCACCAGTGGAAGAAACAGAAGATATCCATGAGGATTTAGATGTTACAGATGAAGATATTGATGGTCTGATGGATGATTTCGATGATGATAAAGCTGAAGCCGAAGATACGGACTTGGAAGAAATTGAAGATGAAGTAGATGGCGTTATCGGTAAAGATGACCTGGACGAATTAGATTATGATGATGATAACGACCGTCAATGA